One Burkholderia thailandensis E264 genomic window carries:
- a CDS encoding DUF1488 domain-containing protein — protein MQIQFTNDAPEYSGRELTLAFMAMVDGEPVQCHITAEALEDHFGAASPRFEDMVGAFDTHRPRIEAAARRLLSETRAQCVVLRSGYVRFYEANWR, from the coding sequence ATGCAGATCCAGTTCACGAACGATGCGCCCGAATATTCGGGACGCGAATTGACGCTCGCGTTCATGGCGATGGTCGACGGCGAGCCGGTTCAATGCCATATCACCGCCGAGGCGCTCGAGGATCATTTCGGCGCCGCCTCGCCGCGCTTCGAGGATATGGTGGGCGCATTCGATACGCACCGGCCCCGCATCGAGGCCGCTGCGCGGCGCCTGCTGTCGGAGACGCGCGCGCAGTGCGTGGTGCTGAGAAGCGGGTACGTCAGGTTTTACGAGGCGAACTGGCGCTAG
- a CDS encoding NCS2 family permease, with protein sequence MESIKRYFGFAEAGTDLRTEILAGVTTFLTMAYIIFVNPAILGDAGMPKESVFVATCLVAALASLIMGLYANYPIACAPGMGLNAYFAYTVVKGMGFTWQAALGAVFISGCLFLLVTLLRVREVIVNGIPKSLRIAITAGIGLFLGIISLKTAGVIVGSPATLVTLGDLHKPTTVLAIVGFFAIVTLDYLRVRGAILIGIIGVTILSFFFGGNQFHGIFSAPPSIDATLFKLDIGAALSTGIVNVILVFFLVELFDATGTLMGVANRAGLLVEGKMHRLNKALLADSSAIVAGSLLGTSSTTAYIESASGVQAGGRTGMTAITVAVLFIACLFIAPLAGVVPGYATAPALLYVSCLMLRDMVDVPWDDATEAVPAALTALLMPFTYSIANGVAFGFIAYGGLKLLTGHAKRVKPIVWIIAAIFLFRYFYLGAE encoded by the coding sequence ATGGAATCGATCAAACGGTATTTCGGCTTCGCGGAAGCCGGAACCGACTTGCGCACCGAAATACTCGCGGGCGTCACCACGTTCCTGACGATGGCCTACATCATCTTCGTCAACCCCGCGATCCTCGGCGACGCGGGCATGCCGAAGGAATCCGTCTTCGTCGCTACCTGCCTCGTCGCCGCGCTCGCGTCGCTCATCATGGGCCTGTACGCGAACTACCCGATCGCGTGCGCGCCGGGCATGGGCCTCAACGCCTATTTCGCGTATACCGTGGTCAAGGGCATGGGCTTCACGTGGCAGGCGGCGCTCGGCGCCGTCTTCATCTCCGGGTGCCTGTTCCTGCTCGTCACGCTGTTGCGCGTGCGCGAGGTGATCGTCAACGGCATTCCCAAATCGCTGCGCATCGCGATCACCGCGGGCATCGGCCTCTTTCTCGGAATCATCTCGCTGAAGACGGCGGGCGTGATCGTCGGCAGCCCGGCGACGCTCGTCACGCTCGGCGACCTGCACAAGCCAACCACGGTCCTCGCGATCGTCGGCTTCTTCGCGATCGTCACGCTCGATTACCTGCGCGTGCGCGGCGCGATCCTGATCGGCATCATCGGCGTGACGATCCTGTCGTTCTTCTTCGGCGGCAATCAGTTTCACGGCATCTTCTCGGCGCCGCCGTCGATCGACGCGACGCTGTTCAAGCTCGACATCGGCGCCGCGCTGTCGACGGGCATCGTCAACGTGATCCTCGTGTTCTTCCTCGTCGAGCTGTTCGACGCGACGGGCACGCTGATGGGCGTCGCGAACCGCGCGGGGCTCCTCGTCGAGGGCAAGATGCACCGGCTGAACAAGGCGCTGCTCGCCGACAGCAGCGCGATCGTCGCGGGCTCGCTGCTCGGCACGTCGTCGACGACCGCATACATCGAAAGCGCATCCGGCGTGCAGGCGGGCGGGCGCACCGGCATGACCGCGATCACCGTCGCCGTGCTGTTCATCGCGTGCCTGTTCATCGCGCCGCTCGCGGGCGTCGTGCCCGGCTACGCGACCGCGCCGGCTCTGCTCTACGTGTCGTGCCTGATGCTGCGCGACATGGTCGACGTGCCGTGGGACGACGCGACGGAAGCCGTGCCCGCCGCGCTCACCGCGCTGCTGATGCCGTTCACGTACTCGATCGCGAACGGCGTCGCGTTCGGCTTCATCGCATACGGCGGCCTGAAGCTGCTGACGGGCCACGCAAAGCGGGTGAAGCCCATCGTGTGGATCATCGCCGCGATCTTCCTGTTCCGCTACTTCTACCTCGGCGCCGAATGA
- a CDS encoding DUF2917 domain-containing protein — protein sequence MDQASRLLFRPDPTRHDGYDAIQLPRMTLHFALEPRALMTWLARSHTEIRVLGSRVWLTRSFSVDDYWLKPGDVLHVPHGERIWLSADGPSAAEVSLTTAYVRRRGWIGRMVDGLLDVAADLTSPRPR from the coding sequence ATGGACCAGGCAAGCCGGCTGTTGTTTCGTCCCGACCCGACGCGGCACGATGGATACGACGCGATCCAGTTGCCGCGCATGACGCTTCACTTCGCGCTCGAGCCGCGCGCGTTGATGACGTGGCTTGCGCGCAGCCACACCGAAATCCGCGTGCTGGGTTCGCGCGTCTGGCTCACGCGCTCGTTCAGCGTCGACGATTACTGGCTGAAGCCGGGCGACGTGCTGCACGTGCCGCACGGCGAGCGCATCTGGCTGAGCGCCGACGGGCCGTCCGCCGCCGAGGTCTCGCTGACGACCGCGTACGTGCGCCGGCGCGGCTGGATCGGCCGCATGGTCGACGGGCTGCTCGACGTCGCCGCGGATCTGACGAGCCCTCGCCCGCGATGA
- a CDS encoding SDR family oxidoreductase, producing the protein MQPLSDEAPLALFESVHTETAVAAGDVTLAAKTWGDASRPAVVLVHGYPDSSEVWRRVAPLLAKSYYVIAYDVRGAGLSTKPARTADYRLERLVDDFVAVIDALAPNRAVHVIGHDWGSIQGWEFVTEPRLAGRILSYTSCSGPNLDHVGYWLRQQLARPSPASIRRLAGQLVRSWYVYLFHLPFIPELNWRLWLGRAWPALMRRIERTDVGPRPTQTEDGVHGVRLYRANFIRRVFAPRERYAHAPVQVVVPLRDKFVSPALSADIARWVPTYYRREVAERHWLPMSDPARFAALAQELIEAVETGVQPPALAHARRLSGTGPFVGKRVVITGAGSGIGRCAAVEFAKQGASIVAVDIDEQAAERTALLVRLLGAQADVRRVDVGSADDMEALANWVGEELGGADVVVNNAGIGMAGGILDTSAAHWERILRVNLWGVIHGSRLFAKQMAARGAGGHIVNTASAAAFGPSRDLPAYATTKAAVLMLSECMRAELADHGIGVTAVCPGFAETGIMASTQYAAAKSAQDEARLRKRATKLYQMRGLKPESVAKAMVDGVLQNKPVVAIGAEAHAMRFVGRFAPWLGRMIARVSMASH; encoded by the coding sequence ATGCAGCCCCTTTCCGACGAAGCGCCGCTCGCGCTGTTCGAATCGGTTCATACCGAAACCGCAGTCGCGGCCGGCGACGTCACGCTCGCCGCGAAGACCTGGGGCGACGCGTCGCGTCCCGCCGTCGTGCTCGTTCACGGCTATCCGGACAGCAGCGAAGTCTGGCGCCGCGTCGCGCCCCTCCTCGCGAAGTCGTACTACGTGATCGCGTACGACGTGCGCGGCGCGGGCCTGTCGACGAAGCCCGCGCGCACGGCCGATTACCGGCTCGAGCGGCTCGTCGACGACTTCGTCGCGGTGATCGACGCGCTCGCGCCGAACCGCGCGGTACACGTGATCGGCCACGACTGGGGCTCGATCCAGGGCTGGGAGTTCGTCACCGAGCCGCGGCTCGCGGGGCGCATCCTGTCGTACACGTCGTGCTCCGGGCCGAATCTCGACCACGTCGGCTACTGGCTGCGCCAGCAGCTCGCGCGGCCGTCGCCCGCGTCGATCAGGCGGCTCGCCGGCCAGCTCGTGCGCTCGTGGTACGTGTACCTGTTTCACCTGCCGTTCATTCCCGAGCTCAACTGGCGCCTGTGGCTCGGCCGCGCGTGGCCCGCGCTGATGCGCCGCATCGAGCGCACCGACGTCGGCCCGCGCCCGACGCAGACCGAGGACGGCGTGCACGGCGTGCGCCTGTATCGCGCGAACTTCATCCGCCGCGTGTTCGCGCCGCGCGAACGCTACGCGCACGCGCCCGTGCAGGTCGTCGTGCCGCTGCGCGACAAGTTCGTGAGCCCCGCGCTGTCGGCCGACATCGCGCGCTGGGTGCCGACCTATTACCGCCGCGAGGTGGCCGAGCGGCACTGGCTGCCGATGTCGGACCCCGCACGCTTCGCGGCGCTCGCGCAGGAGTTGATCGAAGCGGTCGAGACGGGCGTTCAGCCGCCCGCGCTCGCGCATGCGCGCCGCTTGAGCGGCACCGGTCCGTTCGTCGGCAAGCGCGTCGTGATCACCGGCGCGGGCAGCGGGATCGGCCGCTGCGCGGCCGTCGAATTCGCGAAGCAAGGCGCGTCGATCGTCGCCGTCGACATCGACGAGCAGGCGGCCGAGCGCACCGCGCTCCTCGTGCGGCTGCTCGGCGCGCAGGCCGACGTGCGGCGCGTCGACGTCGGTTCGGCCGACGACATGGAAGCGCTCGCGAACTGGGTCGGCGAGGAGCTGGGCGGCGCGGACGTCGTCGTCAACAACGCCGGCATCGGCATGGCGGGCGGCATCCTCGACACGTCGGCCGCGCATTGGGAGCGCATCCTGCGCGTGAACCTGTGGGGCGTGATCCACGGCTCGCGCCTGTTCGCCAAGCAGATGGCCGCGCGCGGCGCGGGCGGCCACATCGTCAACACCGCGTCGGCGGCCGCGTTCGGCCCGTCGCGCGACCTGCCCGCGTACGCGACGACGAAGGCCGCGGTGCTGATGCTGAGCGAGTGCATGCGCGCGGAGCTCGCGGACCACGGGATCGGCGTGACGGCCGTCTGCCCCGGTTTCGCCGAGACGGGCATCATGGCGTCGACCCAATACGCGGCAGCAAAGAGCGCGCAGGACGAAGCGCGGCTGCGCAAGCGCGCGACGAAGCTCTACCAGATGCGCGGCCTGAAGCCGGAGAGCGTCGCGAAGGCGATGGTCGACGGCGTGCTGCAGAACAAGCCGGTTGTCGCGATCGGCGCGGAAGCGCACGCGATGCGCTTCGTCGGGCGCTTCGCGCCGTGGCTCGGCCGGATGATCGCCCGCGTCAGCATGGCGTCGCACTGA
- a CDS encoding metal-dependent hydrolase: MNAPENHYLIKARHVKFDFAKTPIQWIEGDPESTHIINTLNLLFPEGELWFCRVYNKALPLITDAALRADADGFLRQEAVHSRSHGGVLKHYYERHGIDTKPFTQRINWLFTKVLGEKPLGLKIGHTRFWLRQQLAVIASLEHFFGYLGNWVLHARGLDDGRADPTVVDLLRWHGAEEVEHRTVAFDIYRHLGGNYVERSIHMTIVIMILLYFIMSGAKYMYERDPGTGRYPGFVLSWWRGSRRNHLPSFWKTIGAALRYYRPSYTPHAEGSTEFALEYLARSPAAQAASHGGNWGTEKAAP, translated from the coding sequence ATGAATGCCCCGGAAAATCACTATCTGATCAAGGCGCGCCACGTCAAGTTCGACTTCGCGAAGACGCCGATTCAGTGGATCGAAGGAGATCCCGAAAGCACGCACATCATCAACACGCTGAACCTTCTGTTCCCCGAAGGCGAGCTGTGGTTCTGCCGCGTGTACAACAAGGCGCTGCCGCTCATCACCGATGCGGCGCTGCGCGCCGACGCCGACGGCTTCCTGCGCCAGGAAGCCGTGCATTCGCGCTCGCACGGCGGCGTGCTCAAGCACTACTACGAGCGGCACGGGATCGACACGAAGCCGTTCACTCAGCGGATCAACTGGCTCTTCACGAAGGTGCTCGGCGAAAAGCCGCTCGGCCTGAAGATCGGCCACACGCGCTTCTGGCTGCGCCAGCAGCTCGCGGTGATCGCGTCGCTCGAGCACTTCTTCGGCTACCTCGGCAACTGGGTGCTGCACGCGCGCGGGCTCGACGACGGCCGCGCCGATCCGACGGTCGTCGACCTGCTGCGCTGGCACGGCGCGGAGGAAGTCGAACACCGGACTGTCGCGTTCGACATCTACCGGCATCTCGGCGGCAACTACGTCGAACGCTCGATCCACATGACGATCGTGATCATGATTCTGCTCTACTTCATCATGTCGGGCGCGAAATACATGTACGAGCGCGATCCCGGCACGGGCCGCTATCCGGGCTTCGTGCTGTCGTGGTGGCGCGGCTCGCGCCGCAATCACCTGCCGTCGTTCTGGAAGACGATCGGCGCGGCGCTGCGCTATTACCGGCCGAGCTACACGCCGCACGCCGAAGGCTCGACCGAGTTCGCGCTCGAATACCTCGCGCGCTCGCCGGCCGCGCAGGCGGCCTCGCACGGCGGCAACTGGGGCACGGAAAAGGCCGCGCCCTGA
- a CDS encoding TIGR02594 family protein: MSVALAERGVRRFGRGESNPRIVEYNGCTNLVGYDDKVSWCSSFINWCFSRVGIPGTGSALARSWLEWGGTLSEPAYGCVVVLMRDRPTSWKGHVGFYLRHDEERVYLFGGNQRGAVREHAYARSRLLAYRWPGERGPG, from the coding sequence ATGTCCGTCGCGCTCGCCGAACGGGGCGTGCGGCGCTTCGGTCGAGGCGAAAGCAATCCGCGCATCGTCGAGTACAACGGCTGCACGAATCTCGTCGGCTACGACGACAAGGTCTCGTGGTGCTCGTCGTTCATCAACTGGTGTTTCTCGCGCGTCGGGATACCGGGAACGGGCTCCGCGCTCGCGCGTTCATGGCTCGAATGGGGGGGGACGCTGAGCGAGCCGGCGTACGGATGCGTCGTCGTGCTGATGCGCGATCGACCGACGAGCTGGAAAGGGCATGTCGGTTTTTATCTGCGGCACGACGAAGAGCGCGTGTACCTGTTCGGCGGCAATCAGCGCGGCGCGGTGCGCGAGCATGCTTACGCGCGTTCGCGGCTGCTCGCGTATCGGTGGCCGGGCGAACGCGGGCCGGGCTGA